The genomic segment tacgccttactatactatgacgtttttatattttataccttactataaaatgacatttttatgccttagtatactgacGTTTATacgtcttagtatactatgactttttttttatgcctttttatactatgacgttcttttgacattttatgcctgactatcctgacttttttatgcttcaatacactatgtcgtttttatgatattttatacctcactataaaatgaaacttttatgccttactatactatgacgtttttatgccttacaatactatggcgttttacttttacattttatgccttagtatactagcCTCATCTctggacatttaaaaaaaaaactcgtTTGCCTTTACAGTATTTATAATGTACAACAGAAATACTGCAAATGCAGTCTTTGTAAGTTAGATCAAAATCAGATGTGACAGCAGTAGTAGCATTATTCCCCAAAGCTTGAATAAGTGTTTTGCACAAGCTGAGTGATGGTTATTTACTTATTGTATAACCTGCAAGAGGCCCTGTAACTATACTCTGAAGGCAATTTGAAATTTAATCTTTCAACCACAAACTTGAATTACCAATAATCCCATCCAGTTTACTTCAGATACAATGGGGCTATTATATTTCACACGCTGAGACAGCCTAGCAGCAGGCAGTGCTGTTTAACAGCACTCTAGGGGATGATGCACACAAATCAGGTAAGAGAAAGACATCCTTggctttaatttaaaaaggaaaaagactgatttattaaaaaaaaaaattgagtcaACAACATGTATTCATCCCTCAAGCCCTTGTACAAATGGATCAAATCTACAGGAGACCTTTGCTGCAGAGAGAGCTCAGAGTGTTGAACcaaagagaggacagagatCTGCAGCATAAACTGAACATGCTGGACAAACAGCACCAGTACACCTGCAAAATGCTTCAACAAAGACGGGACTCGCTGATAAACGAACAGAGGAAAGTGGTGATGGTAAAAATCTGTGAACCTAAAGCTACAGTCAACATCGCTATGAGAGAAATTGGAGAACAAAAGAACACTGAGACACACCTCAGAGGTATTCACACATCTGATGGCAGAAGACTGTACTCCAGAAAATCCCAGTATCACGACAAAGGATCTGAACAGGTGGAGCAGAGTCGGTCGGCATCAGCTCCACCGTCATCAGTCAAACCCACAGGTCCAGTGAGACACAGAGGCAAAGCACAGAGTAACGTGTCTCTCATGCAGATGAAAAATATCGCAACTATTGACTCAATATCAGAAAAAGAGCTGGCCAGGCAACAGCAAGAAGCCCgagaggaaatggaaagaaTGAAACAGATTCAGAGGGAAACGTTACACAAGAGGGTGACAGCTTTTATACAAAGTCTCAAAGACAAAGGCAACATGGAAACACTCGTGGAACCTCCATAGAGGAACTTTAATGTTTGGAGTCATAAACATAAATTAATTATCTTCTCAAAGCTCAACAATTATaacaccaagaaaaaaaacagtttcattatAAACAATGAGAATAAACTATGTACATATGttttcagtaaatgtaaaaacaatgcTCAGTTTTGTTATTTCTGAGTAGATTAAACAATATGCCCCATCTTTTTCATGGTTATCAAAGCTTTGTGCACTGGAGTCTCCGTGAGCAGGGTGCAGTTCTTCTTCCACTCTGGAGAATCAGGAAGCTCCTTGtctgcaaaaaataataaaacagaataaaatataataaaataaaaaatacccAGGAAGTGTGGATGCACAAAAGCATTACTATAGTTGTTAGAAAGCTATTCTCTATTTGAACATATAATTTACATGTATTCAATATCTTAAATACTTCTCTTACAGACTCCTACACATTTTGATGTTGTATTTCAAACCATAGTTTCACCAATTTCTTATTTTAGTACCGTAAACTAACTTATATCTAACTGGCCTTAAATTCACCCTCTTATCTTGCCAAATGGTGATGTAGGGCTgcagtgattattttcatcattgcaTAAtctattaatgtttttttttgttctcctgTTATATTGTTTAATTGTCTATTAAAAGTCAGGTAAGAAAATCAGTAGAATGTTCTTGCACATCAGATGGACAGGTGTAGTGGATTAAGAGCTCCGACTGTGAcagaagcaaaaagaaaaaccagcTCTGTCGTTCACTTGAACTCAATTTGTTAACATTTCAGTCCTCAGACCTTACTTGTACTCACTTCATTAGTGAAGTGAAGTGATCAACAGCATTTCGCTTTGATTGTATTGGCACAGATACATAGCAGTAAGTAATATCAGTTTGAGTTGACCATCCTACCTTCACATTCAAAGTGGACTCTGGTGGGAAAACAGCGGGTGTGGTCAGTGTAGTCTAGGGTGCAGAGAAGAGCAGGCTTCCCTCTCGGCACAGTCAACATCAGCACCAGTAGCGAACACAAGACATTACTCTCCATCACTTCAATGGACTTATGTTGCTCCTATAAACAGGCAGGAGGACAGAGTCAGTGTAAACTTATTTGCAGGCATCCTAAATATAGTTCTACTCTCTGAAAGATGATCTAACTAGCCAGTTCAGGCTTTCTTGCCCGACAAAGACATAAATAATACCCAAGAAAAACTGGTAATTTCTAAATCTTCAAGTCTTTGCAttgttcaaaaatgttttaattttttttttttttttactgctcaACACAACAACCATACATGTGTATGTTGTCTGAGGGGCTTTGATTTGGTTGATATACTGTATTGGAGAGCCAAATTTATTGCTATACAATATGtgatttgctttttaaatacatttgactCTCTCAGAGCccaaactgacattttcaaattactTGTGTTGTCTGACATACAACCCAAAACTCAAAGACATCCCGTTTACAATCATATATGACTGAGAAAATTCAAAAATTAACATTTGGGAAGAACCcatgacatttttgtatttttgctttaaaaaaaattacttagaCATTTATCAAAATGGTTGGCTATTATTTTCCTGTGGATTGACTAATGAATTAATAGTCTCAGCTTAAGTGTATGAGAGCCTGTTTTAGTCCCTGTACATCATCATTAACTTTAAGAACAAAACCTGAACGAGCCTgaacaaaaatgtttatgttgcaGTAAGTTTATGCAGGAAACAAATCTGAGCCAACTTATTGATATCTGATTTGAACTattttaaatattgttatttttatcaccactaaaaaaatacatatcCAGTATAAGTCATATTTTTAGGACAAATTTCACCATATGGCAATAGCTGACTGTATGTAAAATGCCCTTTTTTGTGTTTAGGCAGGTGCTTAAACCTGTCTCAGTCGCAGTATTTGAAGTTGGCATCTCCACAGCCACATATGCAACTGCTCTCTGAGAGATTTGTCAGATATTATTcaacagaccaaaaaaaaaaacaaaaatcaaagaaaGTCTGGCACCTTAACaagcttcagctgctgcttgcGACCGGCAAATGCGTTGAGATGGCAGCTGAGTGTGTCCAGAAAAGCCCTTATGTTTGTCTGCATGTTGCTCTGCTCAGCGAGGTTGTTCAGGGGGATGAACGGAGGAATGTTGTGACGAGTGATCCTCAGCCTTGGCTTCAGGTCTATCTCCAAGTTGTAGGTGTCCAAGTAGACGCCCTCGAAGGCCGTCGCCACAGACACGCACACTCCTTTACCCTGGCGAGTCTTTATGACATCGTACCCACCTAGTGACATCAGCAAATCAACAGAGAGGGTGAAGGGAAGGTTAAGACAGACTGATAATGAAGCTTATATGGAACACACAGCGTTAATGACAACCTCTCActgtcaaacaaataaaagggtGAATGAATACAAAATAATCACCAATGAGGTGATGAGCATGCACAAGATCTGTCAGTTGTGTATGTCTGGCCATCAGCTGCAGTAGCTGTGAGTCCTCGGAGTCTTcatccatttcctcctcttcttcatgtgtaCGCTGTCTGTCCATAGACATCATCAGTCTCTGAAGAGTCTGCAACAGGACATTGTAACCAGTAGCAACAAGTCATCAGCATGCAGTGCAGCTTTATGAATAAAGTtagtaatacacacacatacactttgaAACCTATACACTCAACTTCATGAAATTCACCTGTGCTGTTTATTGTACAAAGcaaggagtcctgcagcagatggtgtggcccccacagagccctcatctgtttccattttattcCATTTGTTTCATGGGACCAAGACATTATTTCTAACTGGTGGGTGCCATTTTGTTTCAAATGCttcagtttttccatttcataGAGTTCCCTTTGCCTGCCTGCCCATCCTCCTGTGGAAACTATGTCTtcagtgttgattcaactgAATGGTCATATTCAGagacttaaatatttaatgaatcCGTATTGTTATAAATAGGACGGACGAAGAATCATCTCCAACACCATAAAATATCTTAAGGTTGAATTgacatttaaactgtttaaataaaaactgtacatTATAGCCCATCATGAAAGTGGGATTTATTGCAGGGTATTGTATTAGTTTTAGCCCGGTGTCCCTAacaaactggcaactgagtaTGTCAGTGTGTCTTTTGAGCCATCTTAACACAGATGACTTAAGTGTCACATCTCATGCAGACTAACTAACTTATGATTAAACTCTCCTGCCTCCATGAATCACCTCCACTGTCCGTATCTCTGCCTTCAGCACGTCTCTCTCGGTCGTCAGCGCCTGAGCTTTAGCCTCCAGCTGCTTCACGagactctgctgctgaagaCGAACCTTACGGTTCCTTGCCTGAGCCTCCAGCAGATTCAGCTGACTTAAAACACCtgtggataaaaaaacaaacaatacaaagcacaacacacacactcttatcaGCTTTCAGACGGGACAGAAACAACCTCATAAAGTGCTAGGCACGCTAGCTGTATTATTAGCTAGCGTGGCGACGTAACAGTCACAACAAACCCCTTCACAACTGCTGTATCTTCCTGCGGTCTAAGTTACCTTTCGTTGGTGCTCCGTCCATGTTTTCGcaaagttgttttatttattccgTGTTTGATCATGTGAAAACAGTCGCTAGAAGTTGTGGGTTTTCAACTTTGGCGGTTCCTGTATGAGTCATAATTTTGCAGCCCCGCCCACAGCTCTGACCCCGgaagcacattttaaaaacaatttgtaATCACATGGAGCCATGGAGCGAGATCAGGTGGTGGGTAGAGTAAATACTTTATGAACACAACATaagataagattaaaaaaaccATTAGACTTACTTGTCTAGAAAATATGTAAACTATATTGTCTTTAGCTCTTGTTTTTATCCGTAGAAATATTCAAACAAGTTGTTTTTAGCTAACGTTGCATTCTTGAACATTACTCAGTAAACAGCATGGTACCACAGCCTCACCCGGATGACAGCAGTGCTGGCATGTAAAGGTGAGTCCGTGTAGTTTCTCCTGTCCATACCCTTTTCACCACACTCCCTTCTCATACGTGTGACATTATCTTGACCAGGTTTATCTTCTGTTCATATTTTGCCATATTCAGTTGAGTTAAGCAGCTGTTGTCAGAGTTTTGAGGGTCAGGGAGTGAGGTCAGTAGCTGCAGTTACACATTTGAATCAGCAGAGAAATACCATCATTAGTTATTTATAACTAATATAGCCTTAGTTACCACAGCAGTGTCTTCAAGTGAAGTAAAAGTCACTTTAATATTCTTGCTTTAATCTTTTCTGTAGTACAGAGGATTGGGTTTGTAGGGATCTTACTGTAATTTGTGCTGTCTCCTTTGGGTTTGATCTGAGCCTATAAGTCAATTTGATCAATTGACAGAAGATTAATCAACTATTTTAATAACTGATGACTCATCTGAGATGTTTATTAGGCACTAATACCAATCATTCTCTGttctccagcttctccaatgtgaggatttgctgcttttccctGCTTTATACTATTGGAAACTGAATATCTCTGGGTTATATTCTGCTGATCACTATCCCCCACAGCAGAAGGTCACATCTTTAAATAGCTTTTTTTGTCCAACTATCAATCCAAAACCTGAATATATTTAGTTTACTAACTTATTTATTGTCTGTCGTGATTTATAAATAGATTAACTAAAAGATTTTTAATATGAGCAAAgccaaaaaactaaaactgcatAATCTGAGGGGAAAAggttcaaaaacaaatttagaaacctctctctcttctgaaaCTTAAAATTTATAATCAAATTTGATTAATCTCTTTCCTCCAAAACCCACAGATGTTGGTTGCTGCTGTTTATCTTTTTGGTACTGTTTACATGTTGGCAGCAGAATGCAGAGAAGCAGGACACTTCCCCTTTAAACTTCCCATTTCAAATCGGCACTCAGTATTTTTGGATCAGGATAATAAGGGGAAAGTTGACACAGAGGCTGTTTGACCTTGGTTTGTCTACACTGAGTCCCATTTCACAGAGTGGAGGTTGTGTCATGCAACAATGCCTTTCTGCTGCAAACAGGTTAGGTTAGGTGACGGCACAGGCGCCTTACATTATACCTCCTGTCTGTTTATCTGGGAAGGAAGAAATCTGTCAGAAAACCATCTCAGGGGAATCCAGAGTATGAAGGTTTGTTTCTTTACCAGTCAACtaaagctgcaatgattagttgattaatcgacGAGTGGATCAACAGAAGATGAATCAGcagcaattttgataatcagttcattgttttcctaaagaaaatttgacaaaaacgaaaagttccagcttctcaaatgtaaatattttctgttttttaatccCTTCTATGATTGTAGACTGAATATCTTTTGTTGGTTGGTTGTGGGTTGATGTCAACTTGGACTCTGGGaggttttgttgacattttatggaaaAGGATTAGgcctgcaactaacaattattttcattatcaattaattgttttgtcagaaaactgaaatatgtgaaatataatatttttttattttatcagttcaaaacccaaagatattcagttaacTGTCatatacaacaaagaaaagcatcaaatcctcatgagaagctggaaccagtaaatatttgtcatttttggttatttaaaaaaaactaaagtgaTTATTCAATTATagaaatagttgccaattaaatTTCTGACAattgactaatcgattaatccaCTAATTGTTGCAGTTCTGAAAaggatgaattaattaattgagaaaatagcTGGTAGATGAGTCAACAATGACAGTAATGGTTAGTTGCATCCCTACAGTCATGCAGAGGGAtttgtctgtgagagagaggtgtgtgaactttctttctctcacactcagATATatttaatcagtgttttctctttcttcaagGCTGCTGGACTCTCCTGACTGATGGGTGTGGGCAAAGAAGTTTCCCATCCGTCTGACAGTGCGACTGCAGGAGGAAGAAACCCTCTCCAGCTGCAGCCAGGAGACAATCACAATGGACCCGTCCGACCAGAAGCACTTTGCGGTTGTAGACTATGTGATATTTGCTGTCTTGCTCGCTGCCTCTATGGGCATCGGCCTGTACCATGCTCTGTCCGGTGGGCGTCAGCGCACAACACAGGAGTTCTTGATGGCAGACAGAAGCATGCGCTGTCTCCCTGTGTCCCTGTCACTCATCGCCTCATTCCAGTCCGCCGTGGCGATCATAGGCGTGCCGGCAGAGATCTACACCCATGGTACTCAGTACTGGTTCATCGGCTGTGCCTACATCCTGGGCCTCTTCATTCCAGCTCATGTTTTCATTCCAGTGTTTTACAGACTGCAGGTCTCCAGTGCTTATCAGGTACGggaaggttttgttttttcagttgttcTGGATTTAAATTGGTTCATGACCTACGgatttcatgttgttttgattCACAGTATCTTGAACTGCGCTTCAGCAAAGCAGTGCGTATCTGTGGAACTTTGACCTTCATTTGTCAGATGGTGAGTGCAACACTTGCTGCACCAGTCCAACTTTTTCTCTCCCAATAACTATTTCACAACCTCAGCTCAGGGTCTCTGTGGAGACCGAGCACTGATCTGAAACCGGTGcttctttttcaaatttaacATCAGCACACCTCGCTGCATGGAGGTAATTTGGATCATTTTTATGGAAGGTAACGTGAGGCGAGGGATTGCCATGGTGCTAAAGGTTGGCAGCCAGCTGTGACTAAAATTTAACTGAtagtgaaaacactgaattttgGCATTGAGAAAGAAACTGCTTTCAATCAGTCATGTCTGGCCTAGACCCACtcacattaaaggaatagttggaAATCAATATCACTCATTGTCTGttcactaaatatgaagctacaaccagcagccGGTAAGTTTAGCTACATTTAAAGATTGAAACTGCCCAACAGGGAAGTAGTGTGCTACTTCTTGGACAGGAGCAgctacctttggacagagccaggctagctgttttccccgGTCttcagcctttatgctaagctaagctaaccagcttcatatttaatgaacagatacagtatgtgggcGGCTCTCTGCAAGACAGCAAATGAGcagatttttcaaaatatcaaactatttaTATCATTATTGTCCTGATACCAATCCAGTGGATGGGTTTGTTGTTACTTACCTTTGTGAAGTCTCtgatttgtcttttatttactCGGCTACAGGTTATCTATATGGGGATTTGTGTGTATACTCCCGCCTTTGCACTTAACGCAGGTATGAAGAattcatatatttttctctGACTTGGAAAACTTGAAGGATGAGATTTGTggttcagtctgtttctgtgttttctttcagttaCTGGATTCGAATTATGGGGAACGGTGCTGGCCACTGGCCTAGTGTGCACGTTGTACACAACAATGGTGAGttattaaaagacattttcatgcaaCTTAATATGAAGTTCTGACATTTGAATATTCGTGACTCGCTATCTGTGGCTGTCAGCAACACTGCTCGTTCAGGAGTTGTTCACTCTGATTCATTCACTCTTCTTCGGATTTCCAACGCTCTTCCTGAAtctcttccaaaaaaaaaaacactccaagTCCCAAAGAATTACACTTTGTCAGAAGATGGCTTATTAATCACTTGTAGAAAAGTCTATATTTTAGCGaaataatgcattaatataaagGGTAAATGCAAAGGatatatttttacacatcaTTCGGTGGAGCATGAGACTCTTGATCTCAGGCTCGTGGGTTTGTGCCCCACGTTGGGCGCAAACGTTTAACTAATTTCCccctggggatcaataaagtattctgattctgattctgatttgtTGGCATGTATCAGATTCTTACCCAGGTGTCTGGTCTGTTCCTGACAGGGTGGTTTGAAGGCTGTCATCTGGACAGACGTCTTTCAGACTGTGGTGATGTTTGCAGGGCAGCTGGCTGTCATCGTGGTGGGCGTGCAGAAGACTGGGGGAGTGTCTGAAGTTTGGAGGAAAGTCTTGGAGGGAAACCGCATCTCTGGTCTCGAGTAAGTCCGTACTGTAGTTTGTGGGAGAACGACCGGCATCAAGAATCGTCGGGgggaaaatgtgatttgatgaGAACAGTGAGAGCGAACCACAACATTACAGCTGCAGTACAGTTAAGGCTGGCTGATAGTTAACtctgggttcatcactacaatATTAATATTGGATTATTGATTATAGCTCAGctttaataatgaaaagtaaCAATACAAAGTTTagtgaacaaataaaaacatttggtcCAAACAATATTTCACACAATACAAACCTGTCGGCTCATAAATGAAAACTTCAGGAATCATGTGGTTGGAGGTTTTCAGCCCAAACATTCACTTATTTCACTGATTTGCACATTTACCAGAAAGGAGGGACTAATTAGTGAAATCATCACCGTACTCTGTGTTTTGACTAAAATCCTGCAGCTTCCTTGGTTCGGGTTCATTATGTCTTTCTACGTACCTGTGCATACACTTCCTTTTATGACATCCTGAATTGCAGTGACTGTAATTCTGTTCGATTAAAGGTCTGTTCTGAAGTGTTCAGTCTTGTCTCTGTGCTGTATTTTCTCTCGTGTTCAGCCTAAATCCAGAtcctacagagagacacacttTCTGGACTCTGGGGGTCGGCGGGATCTTCCTCATGCTGTCCCTGTATGGAGTGAACCAGGCTCAGGTGCAAAGATATCTCAGCTCGCGCACAGAGAGGGATGCTGTCAGGTACACAGGCTGTTGATTTATACTGTTGATTTGTCGTTTTGATATCATTGCAATGAGCGTCGACTAAAAAATGCTTCTGTTAGAACAGTAAACAGCTACAACGGGAACATTATGTAAAGTATCCAGCTATTTGTAAGACATGCATTGTTCCTCTGTAGGTGCTATCAGGAGTCACTCTGCCATATATATTTGCATCGTAAATAAGTATTTGTTCAAAATTTACCTGTACTCAGTTGTTTGCACAGTCAGACAATGTTGGTCAGTGTTGGTCcgtcactttggtccagactgacaTATCTGAACAACTACTGAATTCATGGTTCCCAAAGGATGAATtgtactgactttggtgatcccctgacttttcctctagcgtCACCAGTAGGTTCACATTTTTGGTTCAGATTTAAATATCTTACAGATATTCAAGGTCAGAGATGAATTCCAATAACTTCCCCTCTAGCGCCGCCATCAGGTCAAAACCTTAATTTATCCAATACTTTTAATGAGCCTGTAAAACGATgtaaaatgttagcatgctataCACTTAACTAAGATGGTGCACCTGGTGAATATTacttgctaaacatcagcatcagcattgtagttttgagcatgttagcattctgaCATTAGCTCAAATCACCCATGcgcctaagtacagcctcactgAGCTGCTAGTGGGATTGTAGAGTCAGTATTGTTCAtatatcattttcagttttattcaaatctaaaatatgaatgtgtttagccaaaaaaaaaattacaaattgcAAATTGATGAGTTAACACTTTTCCTATGTTCCTACATCTCTGCAGGTCTTGCTACATGGTGTTTCCCTCCCTGCAGCTGGCTCTGGCTCTCAGCTGTGTGATGGGGCTGGTCATGTTTGCCCGCTACTGCGGAGAGGATCACTCTGACAAGCGGGGAAACTCCTCGATGGATGCGGtgagtttcagttttcagtgttatttaCCATTTTGAGCATCGTTATCCACTGAGCCATTTGCTTCATGCTCTGGGAAACTggaatgtattttgtttttatccccTTCCTGCTCCCTCGATCTCAAGAGATAAGTATGAAAGTAAGGTTTgtgcagatatatatatatatatatatatatatatatatataaaaagccTCCAGGACATGCAGACCTAACAGCAAATCTACAGCACCGCGAGTATTTGCATATTTCCTTTAAATTCCTCCAGGCACAATAGGCTCATTATGCAAGTGTGGTATGCTGTTAGCGGTTGTCagatttgtatttcatttggGGTGACTAATGCACCTTTGCAAACCAAACTGAAGGTTCCCGGGAAATGTATTTTCGACAGATGGTGATATACTTTGTGATGGATATGCTGCAGGATCTTCCAGGACTGCCTGGACTGTTTGTGGCTTGTTTATTCAGTGCAGCTCTCAGGTATGGAACGCTCCCCTGTCTCagtctattttttatttaatttttttcccctaatTCAACTGAACATGAACCCTGTCAGTCAAACCACAACCACGGCGTCCACAAGTGAGGCTTGCACATGCGGTGTATCTCACCGTCAGTCAACTTATCGATAGCGCTGACTCTTCTTTGTACAATGATCTATTTACTGGTCAAAACACCTTAGGGAACTCTTCACATTTCAGGTGTTGACCCTTGACCCCGATGAAGTCATAGAGGTCAGTGATATGGTTTGACCCTAAATAAAAGGTTTGTTATTCAGAAttctattaaaacacattttgtcactgaatattttgagactcacttttaaaaacaatttttacGTGTGTATAACTTTATTAGACACACCTAGCAGAAACCAATGCAGCCTAAAACAACAGCACCACAGACTACAGCCTCCACAATGATCATACAGTGGATTCAACACTTTAACAGTttcaaaaaaaaccaaacttcATAACTTTCATGAACTGCCAACTCAGTGTATAATCATAAATCTTCAACTCTCAAATACTGTGTTGATTTAGTAGTTAGTTGAAAAGgtgaataattattttaattcattgaTTGTTACTTAATGTATTGTGCAGCACCATCTCCTCCGCCTTCAACTCTTTGGCCACTGTGACAATGGAGGACCTCATCAAACCGCATTTTCCCGCCATGACAGAGGCCAGAGCGACCCTGCTGTCCAAAGCTTTAGGTGAGCTCTCTGAAGCTTTAGGTTTGGGGAAAGCAGCATTACACAGAGCTG from the Seriola aureovittata isolate HTS-2021-v1 ecotype China chromosome 13, ASM2101889v1, whole genome shotgun sequence genome contains:
- the cenpo gene encoding centromere protein O, coding for MDGAPTKGVLSQLNLLEAQARNRKVRLQQQSLVKQLEAKAQALTTERDVLKAEIRTVETLQRLMMSMDRQRTHEEEEEMDEDSEDSQLLQLMARHTQLTDLVHAHHLIGGYDVIKTRQGKGVCVSVATAFEGVYLDTYNLEIDLKPRLRITRHNIPPFIPLNNLAEQSNMQTNIRAFLDTLSCHLNAFAGRKQQLKLVKEQHKSIEVMESNVLCSLLVLMLTVPRGKPALLCTLDYTDHTRCFPTRVHFECEDKELPDSPEWKKNCTLLTETPVHKALITMKKMGHIV
- the slc5a6b gene encoding solute carrier family 5 member 6; translation: MDPSDQKHFAVVDYVIFAVLLAASMGIGLYHALSGGRQRTTQEFLMADRSMRCLPVSLSLIASFQSAVAIIGVPAEIYTHGTQYWFIGCAYILGLFIPAHVFIPVFYRLQVSSAYQYLELRFSKAVRICGTLTFICQMVIYMGICVYTPAFALNAVTGFELWGTVLATGLVCTLYTTMGGLKAVIWTDVFQTVVMFAGQLAVIVVGVQKTGGVSEVWRKVLEGNRISGLDLNPDPTERHTFWTLGVGGIFLMLSLYGVNQAQVQRYLSSRTERDAVRSCYMVFPSLQLALALSCVMGLVMFARYCGEDHSDKRGNSSMDAMVIYFVMDMLQDLPGLPGLFVACLFSAALSTISSAFNSLATVTMEDLIKPHFPAMTEARATLLSKALAMSYGLLCLAMAYLTHLMGDSVLQVALKIFGMVGGPVLGLFSLGMFFPWANSTGAVAGLGAGLAVSFWVGIGSILTRSNTGTRPPVPDCRVMLLSDNTTAAIHTALSNVTMSRPSGLKRFYSLSYMWYSAFNCFTVILIGLIISFLTGPMKEEDVTPGTVYPLLGKLLHFLPERLKKKLCCVTPLGQTLSSQPPQHKERNGSAFQQEDGPSQEETESFLPDAHTPFVERETAV